The bacterium DNA window GTGGTTGGCCATCTGTTCCAGGCCCACCATCTCGACCGTCGCGGTCCCCTCGCCCTGGTGGACGAGCCTCACTCCCAGCCACTCCCAAGCGCGGGAGGGCGCGGGCGCTTCGGTCACCGGCCCTGTCCCGGGGGCACGACGATGCACGTCGAAGACGCCCGCGCGACCAGGCGGCCGGCGGCGTCGATGACGTCGGCCTCGCCGAAAAGCAGGGACTGGCGCATTTCGATCACCCGCCCGACCGCGCGCAACCTCCCCTCGACCACCGGGCGCAGGAAGTTGATCTTGAGCTCGATCGTGGTGTTCCAACTCCCATCCTCCTGCAGGGTCGCCAGCGACATGCCCATCGCCGCGTCGGCGATCTGGGTGATGACGCCGCCCTGGACCACACCGCCGCCATGGCGGTGTTGCGGGCCGGCCTCCAGCTCGACGACGACGCGGCCCGGTTCCGCCTCTGCGATGCGGGCGCCGAGGGTCTCCATCCACCCCGCGGCATCGGCCTCCAGGAGCCAATTCGCGCGATCGAGGTTCTTCACGGGCCGCGCCGGGCCTTTCTCCAATTGCGCACGGTCGTCCTCTGCTTCGGCGCGGCGGCGATCGCCAGGGCCACGTCACTGTCGTCTTCGCCGCCGCCCTCCTCCCCGGCGAGGCGCTTGCGCAGCGCGATGATGCGGTCGCGCACCCGCGCCGCATCTTCGAACTGGAGCTCCTTCGACAGGCGGCGCATCTCCTTCTCGAGGTCGCGCACGATCGCCAGGAGGTCCTCACGCGGCACTCCCGCTCCGACCATGAGCTCGACCGCGTCCGCCTGGATGTCCTTGTCTTCGATCTCGAGCGCGTAGATCGCCTTCTTCACGGTCTCGGGCGTGATGCCGTGCTCCTGGTTGTAGGCGACCTGCCGCGCGCGCCGGCGCTCGGTCTCGTCGAGCGCCTGCCGCATCGAATCGGTGATCTTGTCCGCGTACATCACCACGTGGCCCTCGACGTTGCGGGCCGCGCGCCCGATGATCTGGATGAACGACCGGTACGCTCGGAGATAACCCTCCTTGTCCGCGTCGAGGATGGCGATGAATGCGACCTCCGGCAGGTCCAGGCCTTCGCGCAGCAAGTTGATGCCGACGACCACGTCCACCGCGCCGGTGCGCAGGTCGCGCAGAACGTCGATCCGCTCCATCGCGTCCAGCTCGGAGTGCAGGTAGCGCACCTTGACGCCGTACTCGCGCAGGTAGTCGGCGAGGTCCTCGGCGAACCGCTTGGTCAGCGTCGTCACCAGCGAGCGGTGGCCCAGCTGGGTGCGCCTCTTGACCTCGGCCAGCAGGTCGTCGATCTGGCCCTCGGTGGGTCGGACCTCCACGGTGGGATCCACCAGCCCGGTCGGGCGCACGACCATCTCCACCGTGTGCTGCGACCGCCGCAGCTCGTACGGCCCGGGGGTGGCGGAAACGTAAATCACGCTCTGCGCGCGCTCCTCCCACTCCTCGAAGCTCAGAGGCCGGTTGTCGAAGGCGCTGGGCAGCCGGAACCCGTACTCGACGAGCGCCGCCTTGCGCGACCGGTCGCCACCCAGCATGCCGCCGATCTGCGGCACCGCGACGTGGGACTCGTCGACGAATATGAGTGCGTCGTCGGGCAGGAAGTCCATGAGCGTGTATGGGGCGTCGCCGGGCTGGCGTCGCGTCAGGTGCATCGAATAGTTTTCGATCCCGGCGCAGGTCCCCGTCTCGCGCAGCATCTCCAGGTCGAAGTTGGTGCGCTGCCGCAGCCGTTGAGCCTCGAGCAGCCGGCCGTGCTCCTCGAACCACTTGCAGCGCTCATCGAGCTCCGCCTCGATGTCCACCATCGCCAGGCGCAGCTTGTCCGCCGGCGTGACGTAGTGGGAGGCCGGGAACACGGTGAACTCGTCGCGCGGGCCCAGGATCTCACCGGTCACGGCGTCCAGCTCTTGGATCCGCTCGACCTCGTCGCCGAAGAACTCCAGCCGGAAGACCTTCTCCTCGTTCGCGGGCACGAGGTCGACGACGTCGCCTCGAACGCGGAATCGCAGCCGTGCCAGGTCGTAGTCGTTGCGCTCGTACAGCATCTCGGTGAGCTTGCGAAGGAAGACCTCCCGCCGGATCGACTGGCCCTTCTCGACGTGGAGGGATTCGCCCATGTAGTCCTCGACCGAGCCGATGCCGTAGATGCAGCTGATGCTGGCCACCACCAGCACGTCCCGCCTGGTCATCAGTGACTGGGTGGTGGAGTGCCGCATGCGGTCGATCTCATCGTTGCGGCTCGAGTCCTTCTCGATGTAGGTGTCGGACCGCGCGATGTACGCCTCCGGCTGGTAGTAGTCGTAGTAGCTGACGAAGTACTCGACCGCGTTGTCGGGCAGCAGGCGCCGGAACTCGGCGCAGAGCTGGGCCGCGAGCGTCTTGTTCGGGCTGAGCACCAGCACCGGCCGCTGGAGCTGCTCGACCGCCCACGCCATGACGTTCGTCTTGCCGCTCCCGGTCACGCCCAGGAGCACCTGCTGCGTCAGCCCGGACCCGACGCCTTCGACCAGCTGCTCGATCGCCTGCGGCTGGTCTCCGGCCGGCTTGAAGGGTGCGTCGACACGAAAGCGGGAGGGCATCGGGAATCTCTCATTCTAAGGCGCACAAACGTTCGCCGGAAGACCGCAATCGCGATCAGGGCAGCGCCAGGATCAATGCCTCCACGATCGTCCCGGCCGTGACCTCCTCGGTTCCGGGCGCGATCCGGACGAGGGCGTGCGCGCCCGCCAGGGACATGAGGCGGGAGGAGGACTGTGAGCCGGTGGTCTCGGCCACCAGCTCTCGACCGTCGCGCCGCAGCGTGACGCGCTGGAACTCCGTGCGGTCGGCGCTCGCGCGCGCGTCGTACAAAAGGCGCACCGGCAGCGTCGGTCGGTGCAGCCGGGCGAAGCCCTGCATCTTGCGCAGCGCCGGTCGCACGAAGACCTCGAAGGTCACCAGCGAGGAAACCGGGAAGCCGGGCAGTCCGAACGCGACCTTGGACTGGGGGAGGGTGGCGAACGTGAACGGTTTGCCGGGCTTGAGCTTGACCCGGCCCACATGCACCGTGCCGAGCGACTCAAGCAGCGGCTTGACCAGGTCGTGCGTGCCCACGGAGACGCCCCCGGACGTCACCAGCGCGTCCGCCCGGTCCAGCGCCTGCACGACGAGCCGCCGGAGCGGTTCCGGCTGGTCCGGCCCGATCCCGAGCAGGCTCACCTCGGCGCCCGCCTCCCGAAGCGCCGCCAGCAGGGCCCAGCGATTGGAGTCGGCGATCTGCCCGCGGCGCGGCTCCTCCCCCACCTCCACCAGCTCGTCGCCCGTCGACATGAGAGCCACGCGCGGCCGGCGGTGCACGCTGAGGTATGCAAGTCCGAGAGCGGCAGCCACTCCCAGCTCGGCTGGGCCGAGGTGGCTCCCGGCCGAGAGAACCCGCTCGCCGGCGCGGAGGTCGGCGCCCGGCGGATGGAAGTTGGCGCCCGCTCGCAGGCCGCCGGGGACGGTGACGACGTCGCCGTCGACGCGCACGTCCTCGACCATGACGACGCAGTCCGCGCCGTCGGGCAGCACGCCGCCGGTGAGGATGCGCGCCGCCGTGCCCGACTTCACCTCGCCGGCGAAGGGACGGCCGGCGGCCGACTCACCGAGCACGCGGAGCGCCCTCCCGGCGTCGGCCGCTCGCACCGCGTACCCATCCACGGCACTGGACGGAAACGGGGGCAGGGACGCGGACGCGACCACATCCTCACCCAGCACGCGGCCGGCGCAATCGGCCAGGGGCAGTCTCTCCACACCCAGCACCGGGGTCCGCTCCAGCACCAGCGCGGCGGCTGCGTCGACGTCGAGCAGCGGGTACGTGGACGCCCTCATGTGGTCACCGAGCGCGAATCACTCGTAGCGGAGCGCTTTGATCGGATCCTGGCGCGCGGCTCGCAGGGCGGGCAGCAGGCCGCTGACCGTGCTGAGCAGCACCGCGAGCACCAGCGCGGCGAGGACGACCGTGACATCGGTCCTGAACACGTCGAAGGTGGTGGGGCTCACCGCCCGGGTGAGGCGGTCGACGGCGGCGTTGCCCAGCCGGGCCAGGCCGACGGCGACCAGCGTGCCGACCAGCCCGCCGGCGAGGCCGATCACCGCGGCCTCGGCGACGAATACCTGCAGCACGTCGCGCCGCCGAGCGCCCAGCGCCTTGAGCACGCCGATCTCCTTGGTGCGCTCGAGCACCGCGGTGTACATGGTGTTCGCGATGCCGAGACAGGCGAGCAGCAGAGCGACGATCGCCAGTCCGAGCAGGGCCAGTCGCAACTTGGCCAGCAGGTCCTCGAAGTCGCGGAACTGGTCGCCGAAAGTCTGAGCCTGGAAACCGAGCGCCTCGACGCGATGGCGAAGACCGTCGACCGCGGGGCCGGAGTCGGCCAGCAGGGTGATGCTCGCGAATTCGCCGCCCTTCCACCCGTTGGCCTGCGCCAGGCGCGTCCAGTAGGCGCGGAGCAGCCCGTATGGGGCCAGGCCGCCTGGCGCGCCCGCCGGCATGTACCGGTTGGAGACGACCCCGACCACCAGCAGCTCGATGGGGACCGGATGCGTGACCGGGTTGCGAGCCGCCCCCGGAAGCAGCAGGGCGCCGTAGCCCGCGCTGAACCCGACCTTCGTCCCGATGGCCGCGGGCGCGCTCACCAACCCGAGCGCGGTCGCCTCACCGTCGCTGAGCACCACCTCGAGCGCCGAGTCCGACTGCGGCAGGCGTCCCGCGGCCAGCTTGAGTCCACCGCTCGACTGCCCGACCGGTGGCAGCGAGACCAGCGCGCCTGAGGGCATGGCGGCCGGCTCCGCCGCGACGGCCGCGCCCGGTGCCGGCGGGTTGAACGCTCCGCTCATCGCCATCTCGCCCCAGGCGGCGCGGACGTGGGCCAACCCGCTCAGCGTGGCGAGCGTGCCGGCGTCGAAGGCGGCCGGATTCGCGGTGGCGAGAGGATAGACGGCGAGCTGATGCAGCTGGCTCGTGGCCAGGGCCGGGGAGCTGAGAGCGCCCTGCAGGCCTTCGGCCAGGGCGACGATCAAGCTCATGGCCGCGATCCCGATGGCCACGCCCGTGGTCGTGAGCGCCGTGCGCAGTGGCCGCCTGCCGGCGCTGCCCAGGCCGACCTTCAAGGTGTCCCGCCAGTGAAGACGGGCCGGCAGTCCCACCGGGTCCTGGTTGCGCACGGTCGGGCGCCCGGCGTCCAGCTCGATCGCACGGCCGTCGCTCATCCTCACCACCCGGCGGGCATGCCGCGCGACCTCAGGGTCGTGGGTAACGAGCACCACCGTCGCGCCGCGGCGGTTGAGGTCTTCCAGCAGCTCGAGCACGACCTCACCCGCGGCTGAATCCAGGCTTCCCGTGGGCTCGTCGGCGAGGATGAGACCGGGCCGGTTGGCGAGAGCGCGGGCCACCGCCACCTTCTGCTGCTCGCCGCCGGCAAGCCGGCCGGCGCGCGCCCGGGCGCGGTCCTCCAGGCCGACGAGCACGAGCAGGCGACGCGCTCGGCGGCGGCGCTCCTCGAGCTCGACCCCGGCCAGGGTCAGCGGCAGCGCCACGTTATCTTCGACCGTCATCGAGGGGATCAGGTTGAACGTCTGGAAGATCGTGCTGACGCGCTGCAGGCGGTAATCGGCGAGGTCCTGGTCGGAGAGCTCGCCCAGCGGCAGGCCGGCGCCGTAAACGTGGCCAGTGGTCGGGCGGTCGAGCCCGCCCATCAACGAGAGCAGCGTGGTCTTGCCGCAGCCGGAGGGCCCGACGACGGCAACGAACTCGCCTGGTCCGATCTCGAGCGATACGTCTTTCAGCGCCGAGACGTGCGACTCGCCCCTGCCCCCGAACTCCCGCGAGACCGCATCCAGGCGGAGGCCGACCGCCTGGCCGAGGAGGTCTTTGAACTCGGCCTCCACCGGCTCGGGCATGGGCAGCAGCACACCGGGACCGGTGGGCGCTTCGAATCCAGGGCCCACGCCGGCGGCCGGCGCCGCCTCGGTGACGGAGGGCGGGCTCTCGGCGCCGCTCCCGCCGACCGGTGGCGCCGCCTCAGGCGCTGGACCGTGGGCCGGGCGCCGGCGGCGGCGTTTCCGGGCGTCGCCCGATTCGCCACCCCGGTCGCGTGCTGCGGTCGCCACCCCCAACAGAGTGTAAGTGCTCACTTAACAGTCAGCGCATCCGTTGACTGACCTGATCCTCGAGCCATTTCAGGTAGGCGGGCGAGCCGCCTTCGACCGCGATCTGAAGGATCTCGGGGAGCTCGTAGTCGTGGTGGCTGCGGACGTATTCCTGGACCGCCTCGGAGCGCGACTCGACGGTCTTGACGAGGAGCAGGGCCTCATGCTCCCGCTTCAGCTGGCCGTCCCAGTAATAGAAGGAATGGACGCTGGGCACCACCGAGCAGCACGCGGCCAGGCGCTCCACCACCAGGGCCTCTCCCAGCCGCTCGGCATCGTCGCGGCCGCCAGTCGTGACCATGATCAGGACAGGGCGGTCCGGCATCAGGTCAATTGTGGGCTGTTCTTGGCCTGTCCAGCCAGACGGTTCCGGCCAGCAGCGCGATCGCCCCGAGCAGCAGCCCGCCGATGACGTCGGATTCCCAGTGCACGTCGAGGTACAGGCGGTCGAAGGCGACCAGGACGATGATGGCGATCGCGACCGGGATGGCGAGGGCGCGAGCAGCCGGCGATGGAGCCAGCCGCCTGACGGCGAACGCGAGCAACCCGTACGCGACGACGGTGCGCACCATGTGCCCGCTCGGAAAGCTGTTCCCCAGGCCGGAGCCGAGCAGCAGGTCGGTGACGCTGGGACCATCGCTGTGCGACAGCGATCGCGGGGGCCCCGGATGGTGCAGGTAGTACTTGTACAGCAGCTCCAGCACCTGGACGGCGATGAACGCGACGACCACCCACGCGTCGGCCCCGAACCCGCCGCGGAGCAGGTACACGACGAGGGCGAGCATCAGGACCGAGGTGAGCTCGAGG harbors:
- a CDS encoding PaaI family thioesterase gives rise to the protein MEKGPARPVKNLDRANWLLEADAAGWMETLGARIAEAEPGRVVVELEAGPQHRHGGGVVQGGVITQIADAAMGMSLATLQEDGSWNTTIELKINFLRPVVEGRLRAVGRVIEMRQSLLFGEADVIDAAGRLVARASSTCIVVPPGQGR
- the uvrB gene encoding excinuclease ABC subunit UvrB, with protein sequence MPSRFRVDAPFKPAGDQPQAIEQLVEGVGSGLTQQVLLGVTGSGKTNVMAWAVEQLQRPVLVLSPNKTLAAQLCAEFRRLLPDNAVEYFVSYYDYYQPEAYIARSDTYIEKDSSRNDEIDRMRHSTTQSLMTRRDVLVVASISCIYGIGSVEDYMGESLHVEKGQSIRREVFLRKLTEMLYERNDYDLARLRFRVRGDVVDLVPANEEKVFRLEFFGDEVERIQELDAVTGEILGPRDEFTVFPASHYVTPADKLRLAMVDIEAELDERCKWFEEHGRLLEAQRLRQRTNFDLEMLRETGTCAGIENYSMHLTRRQPGDAPYTLMDFLPDDALIFVDESHVAVPQIGGMLGGDRSRKAALVEYGFRLPSAFDNRPLSFEEWEERAQSVIYVSATPGPYELRRSQHTVEMVVRPTGLVDPTVEVRPTEGQIDDLLAEVKRRTQLGHRSLVTTLTKRFAEDLADYLREYGVKVRYLHSELDAMERIDVLRDLRTGAVDVVVGINLLREGLDLPEVAFIAILDADKEGYLRAYRSFIQIIGRAARNVEGHVVMYADKITDSMRQALDETERRRARQVAYNQEHGITPETVKKAIYALEIEDKDIQADAVELMVGAGVPREDLLAIVRDLEKEMRRLSKELQFEDAARVRDRIIALRKRLAGEEGGGEDDSDVALAIAAAPKQRTTVRNWRKARRGP
- a CDS encoding molybdopterin molybdenumtransferase MoeA, with amino-acid sequence MRASTYPLLDVDAAAALVLERTPVLGVERLPLADCAGRVLGEDVVASASLPPFPSSAVDGYAVRAADAGRALRVLGESAAGRPFAGEVKSGTAARILTGGVLPDGADCVVMVEDVRVDGDVVTVPGGLRAGANFHPPGADLRAGERVLSAGSHLGPAELGVAAALGLAYLSVHRRPRVALMSTGDELVEVGEEPRRGQIADSNRWALLAALREAGAEVSLLGIGPDQPEPLRRLVVQALDRADALVTSGGVSVGTHDLVKPLLESLGTVHVGRVKLKPGKPFTFATLPQSKVAFGLPGFPVSSLVTFEVFVRPALRKMQGFARLHRPTLPVRLLYDARASADRTEFQRVTLRRDGRELVAETTGSQSSSRLMSLAGAHALVRIAPGTEEVTAGTIVEALILALP
- a CDS encoding ATP-binding cassette domain-containing protein; its protein translation is MSTYTLLGVATAARDRGGESGDARKRRRRRPAHGPAPEAAPPVGGSGAESPPSVTEAAPAAGVGPGFEAPTGPGVLLPMPEPVEAEFKDLLGQAVGLRLDAVSREFGGRGESHVSALKDVSLEIGPGEFVAVVGPSGCGKTTLLSLMGGLDRPTTGHVYGAGLPLGELSDQDLADYRLQRVSTIFQTFNLIPSMTVEDNVALPLTLAGVELEERRRRARRLLVLVGLEDRARARAGRLAGGEQQKVAVARALANRPGLILADEPTGSLDSAAGEVVLELLEDLNRRGATVVLVTHDPEVARHARRVVRMSDGRAIELDAGRPTVRNQDPVGLPARLHWRDTLKVGLGSAGRRPLRTALTTTGVAIGIAAMSLIVALAEGLQGALSSPALATSQLHQLAVYPLATANPAAFDAGTLATLSGLAHVRAAWGEMAMSGAFNPPAPGAAVAAEPAAMPSGALVSLPPVGQSSGGLKLAAGRLPQSDSALEVVLSDGEATALGLVSAPAAIGTKVGFSAGYGALLLPGAARNPVTHPVPIELLVVGVVSNRYMPAGAPGGLAPYGLLRAYWTRLAQANGWKGGEFASITLLADSGPAVDGLRHRVEALGFQAQTFGDQFRDFEDLLAKLRLALLGLAIVALLLACLGIANTMYTAVLERTKEIGVLKALGARRRDVLQVFVAEAAVIGLAGGLVGTLVAVGLARLGNAAVDRLTRAVSPTTFDVFRTDVTVVLAALVLAVLLSTVSGLLPALRAARQDPIKALRYE
- a CDS encoding divalent-cation tolerance protein CutA; this encodes MPDRPVLIMVTTGGRDDAERLGEALVVERLAACCSVVPSVHSFYYWDGQLKREHEALLLVKTVESRSEAVQEYVRSHHDYELPEILQIAVEGGSPAYLKWLEDQVSQRMR
- a CDS encoding phosphatase PAP2 family protein, encoding MPALIPRLVGIAVLAVAFVGLTMAIAAGMFTTLDQQVAQAMHGAWLDSLHTLFEAIAELGGLELTSVLMLALVVYLLRGGFGADAWVVVAFIAVQVLELLYKYYLHHPGPPRSLSHSDGPSVTDLLLGSGLGNSFPSGHMVRTVVAYGLLAFAVRRLAPSPAARALAIPVAIAIIVLVAFDRLYLDVHWESDVIGGLLLGAIALLAGTVWLDRPRTAHN